The genomic stretch AAGTTAAAGCTAAATTTCAGCCAATACTTCTTTCACTTCAACGAAGATGCACTACGAAAAGGTGTCGCTGGTGTAGCTGATATTGGCTTTGACACAAGTGGAGGTACACCACACGCCTACAATATTCACTCAACTGTAGTAGAGCTACTTTGGAAAACCAAACCCGGTCACTCACTGCGTACAGAACTACAAGGGTTATGGACCGAAGGTGATCGAGGAGATTGGGCTTTGGCGCTTTTTGAATACTCAATTTCTCCAAAATGGTTTTTTGCTGTACAAGACGCTTGGAATTACGGAAATGCTGTAAAAGACCTTAGAGTTCACTATATTAGCGTAACAGCAGGCTACACTCTCGATAGAACACGTTTTCAATTGGGCTACGGAAGGCAACAACAAGGAGTGTTCTGCGTTGGTGGAATATGTCGAACAGTACCAGCCTCCAATGGGTTTAGCCTAAGCATAACATCAAACTTTTAACAGATGAAAAAGGCAATTATACTTTTAGCCATGGCAGCATTTTTTTCCAGCTGCGATAAAATTGACAATCCCATTAAGCAAACAGGAACTTCCTGTGGAGATTGTGAGGTACAACCTACCGATACATTTGTCACCAAAAAAGCTGTTTTGATTGAAGAGTTCACAGGAGTGACTTGTAATAACTGCCCAAAAGCTGCGGCAGAAGCTAAACGATTAATGGACTTGTATCCAGATCAGGTTCATCTGATCAGCATACATTCAAGCAATTTTGCAGTACCTACTACCGAATACCCAGCGGACTTCCGTACTACGGAGGGCACAGAAATTTATGATTTCACAGACCCAATTGGAGTACCTTCAGGACTAATTGATAGATCTGATTTTGGAACCAATAGTTTCTCAAAATTCTACAATGTATGGGCCAATAAGGTTGATGATATCTTAGCATCCACTCCTGTTGCAGCAATTGGAATAAAAGCTGTAGTAAACGCTGATGAGAGTAGTCGTACCGTTTGCCTTACACCAAAATTCAAAGCTATAGCAGATGTATCTGGTCGCGATATTTATTGGTCTGCATACCTTGTTGAAAACGACATAATGGCCGCTCAAAAAATGCCTGATGGCTCACACAATGATTCTTATATCCATAAACATGTTTTACGAACAAGTTTTAACACAGCATTTGGTACCCCGATTGAAAATTTTGATGGCAGTCCAAATTCAGTTAGCTGTGACTCACGCCAAATAGTTGTAGACTCTGAGTGGGAATGGAGCAATTGTAATATTGTGCTTTACGTATATGATCATGACACTTACGAGGTAATTCAATCTATTGAGGTTCACCTATAATGAAGAACTTATGTTTTATCGTTATACTCCTTGGTATAAGTGGATTCACATATAGTCAAAAACTAGATGGAGGCCTGTTTGCAGGCCTTTCCACCTCTCAAGTAGACGGTGATGGCCAACAAGGTTTTAACATGAGTGGTTTTAACCTAGGCTTCTTCACACAAATCGATATTGGCAAAAAATCTAATTTAAGACTGGAGCTTGCTTTTTTGCAAAAAGGGGCTAAAGAACCAGTAAATGACAGCACAGGCTGCGGCAATTGCTTTAAGCTTAAACTTAATTACATTGAAGTTCCTATAGTTTACATCCTCAACTGGAAGGATCTGGCTTTTGAAGTTGGGCTGGGAGCCGACATTTTAGTAAGTAAAAAGGAATCTAATATCAGTGGCAACTTTGATTCAGACGTCAATTATAAACCAATTAGTATGATGGTGTTGTTTGGTGTTACCTATAATTTTAGCGAAAATTGGGGTATTACACTACGTACCAATCATTCTGTAACTCCAATAAGTGATGTAGTAGCTGCTGGCCAAACACCTAGTATTACAGCACTTGGTGGCTACGGTATGCGCAATGATGTGCTCACATTCGCGCTTGTTTACAAATTCAATAAGTAGGTTTCAGAAAATCAATATTCTGCTTTAAGCCCGCATACTTTGCTCGTTTTACAGCCGATTTCTTAAACACCTTTCTGAAAACATCTTCAGTTATTTCTTGCCAATCCTGCTTGTTCATGTCCAACATTTCCGGATGTGGCGAAAACTCTTCAACCTTGGTTGGTTTTGAAAAACGATTCCATGGGCAGACATCCTGGCAAATATCGCAACCGAAAGCCCAGCCTTCCATTTGGTCTTTAAATGAGGGCGAGATTTGATCTTTCAGTTCTATGGTTAGGTACGAGATACACTTGGAGCCATCCACAAGCTTAGGAGCTACAATTGCATTCGTCGGGCACGCATCTATGCACTTGGTGCAACTACCACAATGGTCCGCTACGGGTGTGTCATCTTCAAGGTCCAAATCGAGAATTAATTCACCGATAAGGTAAAACGAGCCTGTGCCTTTAGATAACAAGAGAGAATGTTTTCCCGTCCAACCGAGGCCGGAACGCTCTGCCCAAGCTCTATCCATCACCGGAGCTGAATCCGTGAAAGCTCGACCACTCACCTCTCCTATTTCTGTTTGGATAAACTCTGTGAGCTCCTTAAGCTTTCGCTTAATTACAAAGTGATAATCTTCACCATAAGCGTATTTGGCAATCTTTGGAGCATCGGGATGCTTTTGAGTTTCTTCGGGGTAATAATTTAAGATCACAGAAACCACAGACTTTGCTCCATCCACTAACTTTC from Owenweeksia hongkongensis DSM 17368 encodes the following:
- a CDS encoding Omp28 family outer membrane lipoprotein; protein product: MKKAIILLAMAAFFSSCDKIDNPIKQTGTSCGDCEVQPTDTFVTKKAVLIEEFTGVTCNNCPKAAAEAKRLMDLYPDQVHLISIHSSNFAVPTTEYPADFRTTEGTEIYDFTDPIGVPSGLIDRSDFGTNSFSKFYNVWANKVDDILASTPVAAIGIKAVVNADESSRTVCLTPKFKAIADVSGRDIYWSAYLVENDIMAAQKMPDGSHNDSYIHKHVLRTSFNTAFGTPIENFDGSPNSVSCDSRQIVVDSEWEWSNCNIVLYVYDHDTYEVIQSIEVHL
- a CDS encoding porin family protein, whose amino-acid sequence is MKNLCFIVILLGISGFTYSQKLDGGLFAGLSTSQVDGDGQQGFNMSGFNLGFFTQIDIGKKSNLRLELAFLQKGAKEPVNDSTGCGNCFKLKLNYIEVPIVYILNWKDLAFEVGLGADILVSKKESNISGNFDSDVNYKPISMMVLFGVTYNFSENWGITLRTNHSVTPISDVVAAGQTPSITALGGYGMRNDVLTFALVYKFNK
- the queG gene encoding tRNA epoxyqueuosine(34) reductase QueG encodes the protein MIKAEAKRLGFLDCGISKATFLEEEAPRLEEWLKRGYQGEMKWMENHIDKRLDPRKLVDGAKSVVSVILNYYPEETQKHPDAPKIAKYAYGEDYHFVIKRKLKELTEFIQTEIGEVSGRAFTDSAPVMDRAWAERSGLGWTGKHSLLLSKGTGSFYLIGELILDLDLEDDTPVADHCGSCTKCIDACPTNAIVAPKLVDGSKCISYLTIELKDQISPSFKDQMEGWAFGCDICQDVCPWNRFSKPTKVEEFSPHPEMLDMNKQDWQEITEDVFRKVFKKSAVKRAKYAGLKQNIDFLKPTY